Proteins from a single region of Oryza brachyantha chromosome 6, ObraRS2, whole genome shotgun sequence:
- the LOC102706017 gene encoding probable LRR receptor-like serine/threonine-protein kinase At1g14390 has protein sequence MASCSSYGGRVAVVLVVLLLCVSTLAAAQPLMSSQAKTLLWVRRLLGFPPALDAMTGAPDLCALPPTPSLTVACAGGQVTELSVRGGREPDAAWRTALPANFSADALFTTLTRLPALSRLSLVALGVWGELPGAKLHRLQALRVLNLSSNYLYGAVPEHFSRMYSLQSLVLSRNRLNGTVPLLSGLAFLDELDVGHNRLGPAFPDVGNAVVRLVLANNNFTGKIPAAVSSLGQLQFLDVSGNRLQGWIPSSIFALPALRYIDLSRNQLAGQLPASTACADALRFVDVSDNLLAGARPACMRGNSSARTVLDAGNCFRDAKLQRPSTYCNPGALAAVLPPTQGSGGDQGGGKGGQVGMVLGIVGGVVAGASLIALVMMAVLRRARRHHPEATILPRSPLATPAKKAADGGKSPAKVTQRIVTPADKRHASQAARVNTLEVPAYRVYTLEELQEATNNFGSSNLISSSPVAKYYNGQLQDGSRVSLRCLKLKPKYSPQSLTQYMEIVSKLRHRHLVSIIGHCIVEDQENPNIASSVCFVAEHVTNGSLRSHLTEWRKREMLKWPQRVSAAIGVARGIQFLHDVTAPDIVHNDLSIENILLDKTLTSKISNFNLPMISTSKNGKIFSETPFAISEDNDLGSVQSTEQTDKDDIYQFGLILLEVITGKPTGSQNDLDSLKTQISEAIAEDPDLLKDMADPAIRGTFAVESLSTVAEIALNCTASDPSSRPSMEDVIWNLQYSMQVQDGWASSESLSLSTR, from the exons ATGGCTTCCTGTTCGTCGTACGGCGGGCGTGTCGCAGTGGTGCTCGTCGTGCTGCTGCTATGTGTTTCCACGCTGGCGGCAGCGCAGCCGCTCATGTCGTCGCAGGCCAAGACGCTGCTCTGGGTGCGCCGCCTGCTCGGGTTCCCGCCGGCGCTCGACGCGATGACGGGGGCGCCGGACCTCTGCGCGCTGCCGCCCACGCCGTCGCTCACCGTCGCCTGCGCGGGCGGGCAGGTCACCGAGCTGTCcgtccgcggcggccgggagccCGACGCGGCGTGGCGCACCGCGCTGCCGGCCAACTTCTCCGCCGACGCGCTCTTCACCACGCTCACCAGGCTCCCGGCGCTGTCGCGGCTCTCGCTCGTCGCGCTTGGCGTCTGGGGGGAGCTCCCCGGCGCCAAGCTCCACCGCCTCCAGGCGCTGCGGGTGCTCAACCTCAGCTCCAACTACCTCTACGGCGCCGTCCCCGAGCACTTCTCCCGGATGTACTCGCTGCAGAGCCTCGTGCTGTCCCGGAACCGGCTCAACGGCACCGTGCCGCTGCTGTCCGGCCTCGCCTTCCTCGACGAGCTCGATGTCGGCCACAATAGGCTCGGCCCGGCGTTCCCCGATGTGGGGAATGCGGTGGTCCGGCTGGTACTggccaacaacaacttcaccgggAAGAttccggcggcggtgagctCGCTGGGACAGCTCCAGTTCTTGGACGTGTCCGGCAACCGGCTGCAGGGGTGGATCCCTTCCTCCATCTTCGCGCTACCGGCGCTGCGGTACATCGACCTGTCTCGCAACCAGCTCGCCGGGCAGCTGCCGGCGAGCACGGCATGCGCGGACGCGCTGCGGTTCGTCGACGTCTCGGACAACCTGCTCGCCGGGGCGCGCCCGGCGTGCATGCGGGGCAACTCGTCGGCGCGCACGGTGCTCGACGCGGGCAACTGCTTCCGCGACGCCAAGCTGCAGCGCCCGAGCACGTACTGCAACCCCggggcgctcgccgccgtgctgccgcCGACGCAGGGGAGCGGAGGCGACCAGGGAGGCGGGAAGGGCGGCCAGGTCGGGATGGTTCTCGGCATTGTCGGCggtgtcgtcgccggcgcgtcgCTGATTGCGCTTGTGATGATGGCGGTGCtgaggagggcgaggaggcaCCACCCAGAGGCGACCATCTTGCCCAGGTCGCCGCTGGCGACTCCGGCGAAGAAGGCGGCGGATGGCGGCAAGTCTCCGGCCAAGGTGACCCAGAGGATTGTCACTCCGGCTGATAAGA GGCATGCATCACAAGCTGCAAGGGTGAATACATTGGAAGTGCCAGCGTATCGTGTGTACACACTTGAGGAGCTCCAAGAAGCAACCAACAACTTTGGTTCATCAAACTTGATCAGCAGTTCTCCTGTTGCAAAG TATTACAACGGTCAGCTTCAAGATGGTTCGCGAGTGTCACTGAGATGCCTGAAGCTGAAACCGAAGTATTCTCCTCAGAGCCTGACCCAATACATGGAGATAGTCTCTAAACTTCGACACCGCCATTTGGTTAGCATCATTGGTCACTGCATTGTTGAAGATCAAGAGAATCCTAATATTGCTAGTTCAGTATGCTTCGTTGCTGAACATGTAACAAATGGATCCCTAAGAAGTCATCTAACCG AGTGGAGGAAGCGTGAGATGCTAAAATGGCCGCAACGTGTTTCTGCTGCTATTGGTGTTGCCAGAGGGATCCAATTTTTGCATGATGTGACTGCTCCAGACATTGTTCATAATGATCTAAGCATTGAAAATATTCTTCTGGACAAGACACTCACTTCCAAAATTAGCAACTTTAATCTCCCAATGATATCAACTAGCAAGAATGGCAAG ATATTCTCAGAAACCCCATTTGCCATATCTGAAGACAACGATCTTGGCAG CGTGCAAAGCACAGAACAAACGGACAAAGATGACATCTACCAGTTTGGACTAATTCTTCTAGAAGTAATCACTGGCAAGCCAACAGGGTCCCAAAATGACCTGGATTCCCTGAAAACTCAG ATAAGTGAAGCCATAGCTGAAGACCCAGACTTGCTGAAAGACATGGCCGACCCGGCGATCCGTGGCACGTTCGCCGTCGAGTCCCTGAGCACGGTGGCCGAGATAGCACTCAACTGCACTGCCAGTGACCCAAGCAGCCGGCCCTCCATGGAGGACGTCATCTGGAACCTCCAGTACTCCATGCAGGTGCAGGACGGGTGGGCAAGCAGCGAGAGCCTGAGCCTGAGCACCAGATGA